In one Polaribacter sp. ALD11 genomic region, the following are encoded:
- the dprA gene encoding DNA-processing protein DprA — MKEEKLLAILRLQKSKAVGDILAKKLIVNVGDVTQIFKEKASNLSKINGIGKHVLKHLFDEENVKLAEQELKYIQENDLAYSYFLEDDYPTNLQHCIDSPILLFKDGTIDFSNDKIISIVGTRNMSSYGRDFCNKLIADLAQHNPIIVSGFAYGVDICAHKAAIKNKLQTIAVLAHGLEETYPKVHKKYISQVNENGGFLTEFWHKETPLRENFLKRNRIVAGISKATIIIESAAKGGSLVTADIANSYDKDVFAVPGRTTDLYSKGCNNLIKNNRAFLLNSAEEIVKMLNWDLAEKPKAIQKQLFLELNENEQKIYDLLHEKGQQLLDVISLECNIPIYQLSSILLQMELKGISKPLPGKMFELV; from the coding sequence TTGAAAGAAGAAAAACTACTCGCTATTTTACGATTGCAGAAAAGTAAAGCCGTGGGAGATATTTTGGCGAAGAAACTCATTGTAAACGTGGGAGATGTCACTCAAATATTCAAAGAAAAAGCATCTAATTTATCAAAAATAAACGGAATAGGAAAACACGTTCTAAAACACCTTTTTGACGAAGAAAACGTCAAACTTGCAGAACAAGAGCTAAAATACATACAAGAAAACGACCTTGCATATTCATATTTTTTAGAAGACGATTACCCTACCAATTTACAACATTGTATAGACAGCCCTATTTTATTATTTAAAGACGGTACTATCGATTTTTCAAACGATAAAATTATTTCTATTGTGGGAACCAGAAATATGAGTTCTTACGGACGCGATTTTTGCAATAAATTAATAGCAGATTTAGCGCAACACAATCCCATTATTGTAAGTGGTTTTGCTTATGGTGTAGATATTTGTGCGCACAAAGCAGCAATAAAAAATAAGCTACAAACCATTGCAGTTTTAGCGCATGGTTTAGAAGAAACGTACCCGAAAGTTCATAAGAAATATATAAGTCAGGTAAATGAAAACGGAGGTTTTTTAACTGAGTTTTGGCACAAAGAAACACCATTAAGAGAAAATTTTCTAAAAAGAAATAGAATTGTTGCTGGTATCTCTAAAGCCACAATTATTATAGAATCTGCGGCAAAAGGAGGTTCTTTGGTAACGGCAGACATTGCAAACTCTTATGATAAAGACGTATTTGCGGTTCCTGGTAGAACTACAGATTTATATAGCAAAGGTTGTAACAATCTAATAAAAAACAACAGAGCATTCCTATTAAATTCCGCAGAGGAAATTGTGAAAATGCTAAATTGGGATTTGGCAGAAAAACCAAAGGCAATTCAAAAACAATTATTTTTAGAATTGAACGAGAATGAACAAAAAATTTATGATTTACTGCATGAAAAAGGACAACAATTATTAGATGTAATTTCTTTAGAATGTAACATTCCTATTTATCAATTATCGTCTATATTGTTACAGATGGAATTAAAAGGAATCTCAAAACCTTTACCAGGAAAGATGTTTGAATTGGTGTAA
- a CDS encoding SPOR domain-containing protein, which produces MNLANYINDLLYRYDCVIVPDFGGFVTNKIGAKLNSDTHTFYPPTKQIAFNSLLKHNDGLLANYIASAEQISFEKASTAISLSVIKWQNELQKKAIQLDNLGVISLNEQQQIIFEPKKDVNFLTTSFGLPSVESSTIERYRQEVKPLIPVINATEKKGVPAFIKYAATAAILLTLGVTGYNGYEQNQQKEVYANQQKELEKKIQSATFVISNPLPTLELNVVKEVAKPYHIVAGAFQIAENADKKVKELISEGFNAQIIGVNKWGLTQVTFNSYADKNDAINSLNKIKRTVSKDAWLLVKTTK; this is translated from the coding sequence ATGAATTTAGCCAACTACATCAACGATTTATTATACAGATATGATTGCGTAATTGTTCCTGACTTTGGAGGGTTTGTAACCAATAAAATTGGTGCAAAGTTAAATAGTGATACTCACACATTCTACCCACCAACAAAGCAAATTGCGTTTAATAGTCTTCTAAAACACAATGATGGTTTGTTAGCTAATTACATTGCCTCTGCAGAACAAATTTCTTTCGAGAAGGCTTCTACAGCTATCTCTTTGTCTGTAATTAAATGGCAAAACGAATTGCAAAAAAAAGCCATTCAACTAGATAATTTAGGCGTTATTTCATTAAATGAACAACAACAAATTATTTTTGAACCAAAGAAAGATGTCAACTTTTTAACAACTTCTTTTGGCTTGCCTTCTGTTGAATCTTCTACTATAGAAAGATACAGACAAGAAGTAAAACCTTTGATTCCTGTTATTAATGCTACTGAGAAAAAAGGAGTTCCTGCATTTATAAAATACGCTGCAACTGCTGCAATCTTATTAACATTAGGGGTTACTGGCTACAATGGTTATGAACAAAACCAGCAAAAAGAAGTCTATGCAAATCAGCAAAAAGAACTAGAGAAAAAGATACAATCTGCTACGTTTGTTATTTCTAATCCGCTACCAACCTTAGAACTAAATGTTGTTAAAGAAGTAGCGAAACCATATCATATTGTTGCTGGTGCTTTTCAAATTGCAGAAAATGCAGATAAAAAAGTAAAAGAATTAATTTCTGAAGGTTTTAATGCTCAAATTATTGGAGTCAATAAATGGGGGTTAACACAGGTTACTTTTAATAGTTATGCAGATAAAAATGACGCAATCAACAGTTTGAATAAGATTAAAAGAACGGTATCTAAAGACGCTTGGTTATTAGTTAAAACTACCAAATAA
- a CDS encoding acyl-CoA thioesterase, translating into MEAKTPKESLTILTDLVLPGETNYLDNLFGGELLARMDRACSIAARRHSRRIVVTASVNHVAFNKSVPVGSVVTVEAKVSRAFNSSMEIYVDVWIEDRQSRHRTKVNEGIYTFVAVDETGKPVQIPQLVPETDLEKERFEGALRRKQLSLVLAGKLKPNEATALKALFN; encoded by the coding sequence ATGGAAGCAAAAACACCTAAAGAATCTTTAACAATTTTAACAGATTTAGTCTTACCAGGAGAAACTAATTATTTAGACAATCTTTTTGGCGGAGAATTATTAGCTAGAATGGACAGAGCTTGTAGTATTGCCGCAAGAAGACACTCTAGAAGAATTGTAGTTACTGCTTCTGTAAATCATGTTGCCTTTAATAAATCTGTGCCAGTTGGTAGTGTTGTTACCGTAGAAGCGAAAGTTTCTAGAGCATTTAACTCTTCTATGGAAATTTACGTTGATGTTTGGATTGAAGACAGACAATCTAGGCATAGAACAAAAGTAAACGAAGGTATTTATACTTTTGTTGCTGTAGATGAAACTGGCAAACCCGTTCAAATACCTCAATTAGTTCCAGAAACTGATTTAGAAAAAGAACGTTTTGAAGGTGCACTAAGACGTAAACAATTGAGTTTAGTATTAGCAGGAAAACTAAAACCAAATGAAGCTACTGCTTTAAAGGCTTTGTTTAATTAA
- a CDS encoding mechanosensitive ion channel family protein produces the protein MEFFNHFKIIESVIVFVIAFFIRLFITKSLRKIQTKFGFQNSRILVTNKIISILIYITVIVVISFIWGVDEKQLLIYISSFLTILGIAFFAQWSILSNITAGIILYVNYPVKIGDTITVLEKDNNITGEIRDIGAFFITLRTPEKELITLPNAIILQKNIKYSPQPMRL, from the coding sequence ATGGAGTTTTTCAATCATTTTAAAATTATTGAATCTGTAATTGTTTTTGTAATTGCTTTTTTTATTCGATTATTTATTACAAAATCGCTTCGAAAAATTCAAACAAAATTCGGATTTCAAAATTCAAGAATTTTAGTAACCAATAAAATCATTTCAATTCTTATTTACATAACTGTAATTGTTGTAATTTCTTTTATTTGGGGAGTAGATGAAAAACAATTATTAATTTATATCTCTTCTTTCTTAACCATTTTAGGAATTGCTTTTTTTGCACAATGGTCTATTCTATCTAACATTACAGCTGGCATTATACTTTACGTAAACTATCCTGTAAAAATTGGAGACACCATTACTGTTTTAGAAAAAGACAATAATATTACTGGTGAAATTAGAGATATTGGTGCATTTTTTATCACCTTAAGAACACCTGAAAAAGAACTAATTACATTACCTAATGCTATTATTCTTCAGAAGAACATAAAATATTCTCCACAACCGATGAGATTATAA
- a CDS encoding type 1 glutamine amidotransferase domain-containing protein: MENLKRKTVAILATNGFEESELREPKKALEEAGAEVHIVSLESGEIKSWNDGNWGKTYKVDKTLDEVSQKDYNALMLPGGVINPDLLRNNGKAVSFVKSFFENHKPVGAICHGPWLLVEADVLKDRNVTSYSSIKTDLINAGANWSDEEVVVDQGLVTSRNPDDLPAFNAKLVEEVYEGKHAGQMV, encoded by the coding sequence ATGGAAAACTTAAAAAGAAAGACCGTTGCAATTTTAGCAACTAATGGATTTGAAGAAAGCGAATTAAGAGAACCAAAAAAAGCGTTAGAGGAAGCAGGTGCAGAAGTGCACATTGTATCTTTAGAGTCTGGAGAAATAAAATCTTGGAACGATGGCAATTGGGGGAAAACGTATAAAGTTGATAAGACTTTAGATGAGGTTTCTCAAAAAGATTATAATGCATTGATGTTGCCAGGTGGGGTTATAAACCCAGATTTATTACGAAATAATGGCAAGGCAGTGAGTTTTGTGAAGTCTTTCTTTGAGAATCATAAGCCGGTTGGTGCTATTTGCCACGGACCATGGTTATTGGTAGAGGCAGATGTATTAAAAGATAGAAATGTAACTTCATATAGTTCAATTAAAACAGATCTTATAAATGCTGGGGCAAACTGGAGTGACGAGGAAGTAGTGGTAGACCAAGGTTTGGTTACTAGTAGAAACCCGGATGATTTGCCTGCATTTAATGCTAAATTAGTGGAGGAGGTTTACGAAGGTAAACATGCGGGTCAAATGGTCTAA
- a CDS encoding murein hydrolase activator EnvC gives MSTFSQTKKELEQQRKKLKKEIAQVNSLLFKEQKKEKNVLEDLKDLNQKIDVRLRLIRTINSEARLLSREISKNKKEITKLEKELLALKTDYASMILKSYKSKSQQSRMMFLLSSQNFHQAYKRLEYMKQYTSFRKKQGEEIGVQTDLVKKMNDSLLYQKQVKDTLILSEKDQKEKIEIDKNNKVKLISTIKKKERKYKREIQNKINAEKRVAEKIDKIIRDEIAKANKIANAKLINKPKITKKNEFVLSPEAKALAAKFELNKGKLPWPIEEGLITRRFGKQSHPTFPGITINSTGLHMVTQRGRSAQAIFNGKILNVLVTSGGRRNVLIQHGNYITSYNNLEKLYVQKGDNVTTGQKIGQIFTDKVSGKTTLIFVLYKNTTKLNPASWILKR, from the coding sequence TTGTCAACTTTTAGTCAAACAAAAAAAGAGTTAGAACAACAGCGAAAAAAATTAAAAAAAGAGATTGCTCAAGTAAACAGTTTATTGTTTAAGGAGCAAAAAAAGGAAAAGAATGTTCTTGAAGATCTAAAAGATCTAAATCAGAAAATAGATGTAAGATTAAGGTTAATACGTACCATTAATTCTGAAGCAAGATTGTTATCTAGAGAGATTTCTAAGAACAAAAAAGAAATTACGAAGCTAGAAAAGGAGCTTTTGGCTTTAAAGACAGATTACGCAAGTATGATTTTAAAATCTTATAAGAGTAAATCTCAACAAAGCAGGATGATGTTCTTGTTGTCTTCTCAAAATTTTCATCAAGCATACAAGCGTTTAGAATACATGAAACAATATACTTCTTTCAGGAAAAAGCAAGGAGAAGAAATTGGTGTTCAAACAGATTTGGTAAAAAAAATGAATGATTCTTTACTATATCAAAAACAAGTAAAAGATACTTTAATTCTTTCAGAAAAAGATCAAAAGGAAAAGATTGAGATTGATAAGAATAATAAAGTAAAGTTAATATCTACAATTAAAAAGAAAGAAAGAAAGTATAAAAGAGAAATTCAAAATAAAATAAATGCTGAAAAAAGAGTTGCTGAAAAAATAGACAAAATTATTCGTGATGAAATAGCAAAAGCAAACAAAATAGCAAATGCAAAGCTTATAAATAAACCGAAAATAACCAAAAAGAATGAGTTTGTTTTAAGTCCGGAAGCAAAAGCCCTAGCAGCAAAATTTGAATTAAATAAAGGAAAGTTGCCTTGGCCTATAGAAGAAGGCTTAATTACAAGAAGGTTTGGTAAGCAGTCTCATCCCACTTTTCCTGGAATTACAATTAATAGTACAGGTTTGCACATGGTTACCCAAAGAGGAAGAAGTGCACAAGCTATCTTTAATGGAAAGATCTTGAATGTTTTAGTGACTTCTGGTGGAAGAAGAAATGTCTTAATTCAACATGGAAACTACATTACTTCTTACAATAACTTAGAGAAACTCTATGTTCAGAAGGGAGATAACGTAACAACAGGACAAAAGATAGGTCAGATATTTACAGACAAAGTTTCTGGAAAAACGACGTTAATTTTCGTTTTGTATAAGAATACGACAAAGCTAAATCCCGCTTCTTGGATTTTAAAAAGATAA
- a CDS encoding DUF4292 domain-containing protein — MRYLKYLVVLTIVFTSCKTKKYVIDSNLVAREMSAKKVVRKHLSATFDKETIDAKLKANFNDGKVNQSISVYLKIQKDEVIWLKGTKFINVFKAKITPEKVSFYSPLEKKYFEGDFSMLEKLLGTEINFQQLQNLFLGEAILDVKKEKQNIEIVNNSYILSPQVQANFFDVFFAVNPGHFKLDHQSIVNSMKGQRLDIKYPSYKLIEDVVYPQEINIKAKQGNKLTTIDFILKSVEFNTEINTSFKIPKGYKRIQI, encoded by the coding sequence ATGCGATATTTAAAATATTTAGTAGTGTTAACCATTGTTTTTACTTCTTGTAAAACAAAAAAATATGTAATAGATTCTAATTTGGTTGCAAGGGAAATGTCTGCTAAAAAAGTAGTAAGAAAGCATCTTTCTGCCACTTTTGATAAAGAAACAATAGACGCTAAGTTAAAAGCAAATTTTAATGATGGAAAAGTAAATCAAAGTATTTCTGTTTATTTAAAAATACAAAAAGATGAGGTAATTTGGTTAAAAGGAACGAAGTTTATCAACGTTTTTAAAGCTAAAATAACTCCAGAAAAAGTAAGTTTTTATTCACCTCTAGAAAAAAAGTATTTTGAAGGAGATTTTTCGATGTTAGAGAAATTATTAGGTACAGAAATTAACTTTCAACAATTGCAAAATTTGTTTTTAGGTGAAGCTATTTTAGATGTTAAAAAGGAAAAGCAAAATATAGAAATTGTAAATAATTCTTACATTTTATCTCCGCAAGTGCAGGCAAATTTTTTTGATGTTTTTTTTGCAGTGAATCCTGGTCATTTTAAATTAGACCATCAATCTATTGTAAATTCTATGAAAGGGCAGCGTTTAGATATCAAATATCCTTCTTATAAATTGATAGAAGATGTAGTGTATCCGCAAGAAATAAATATAAAAGCAAAACAAGGAAATAAATTAACAACGATAGATTTTATATTGAAATCTGTTGAGTTTAATACGGAAATAAATACTTCTTTTAAAATACCTAAAGGATATAAACGCATTCAGATATAG